One segment of Pleomorphomonas sp. PLEO DNA contains the following:
- a CDS encoding NAD-dependent malic enzyme, whose amino-acid sequence MTDVILKDAVKAIPTSQALIEDPLLNKGTAFTQAERDAFKLNGYFGDAVETLDTQVGRSLETIRALPTNLDRYVYLRELQDNNETLYFAVITRNLDELLPMIYTPTVGAGCQQYHHIIRRPRGLFISYPNRAKMDEILANPRYDNVECIVVTDGERILGLGDQGVGGMGIPVGKLAIYTGCGGIAPDTVLPITLDTGTNNAERIADPLYFGWKNERIRGEEYDNFIDQFVQAVKKRWPNVLLQWEDFHKNNANRLLDKYRDALCTFNDDIQGTASVATGTLLSAIQITGKSLKDQRVAILGGGSAGVGIADLIRMAMVAEGLSDEEARKRFFIVGRYGLVTEKTPNLDTFQLGFRQDSKLIDGWDVAEAGKASLYEVIKNAKPTVLVGVSGQPGIFTEEIIREIAKHTERPIVFPLSNPTSCVEAQPSDIIKWTEGRAIIGTGSPFLPFEYEGKTYHFAQTNNSYIFPGVGLGTLAVGAKRVTDAMFLAAARSLAELSPAKAKPGDKLLPTLDRMREVSSHIAVAVAKQAMAEGLAPKMDDAAIKAAIKAKVWSPVYKSLV is encoded by the coding sequence ATGACCGACGTGATCCTCAAGGACGCTGTAAAGGCGATCCCCACGAGCCAGGCCCTCATCGAAGACCCGTTGCTGAACAAGGGCACGGCTTTCACCCAGGCCGAGCGCGATGCTTTCAAGCTCAACGGCTATTTCGGCGACGCAGTCGAGACGCTCGACACGCAGGTCGGCCGCAGCCTCGAGACCATCCGCGCGCTGCCGACCAACCTCGACCGTTACGTCTACCTGCGCGAGCTGCAGGACAACAACGAGACGCTTTACTTCGCGGTGATCACCCGCAATCTCGACGAACTGCTGCCGATGATCTACACGCCGACCGTCGGCGCCGGCTGCCAGCAGTATCATCACATCATCCGCCGTCCGCGCGGCCTGTTCATCTCCTATCCCAACCGCGCCAAGATGGACGAGATCCTCGCCAATCCGCGCTATGACAACGTCGAGTGCATCGTCGTCACCGACGGCGAGCGCATCCTCGGCCTGGGCGACCAGGGCGTCGGCGGCATGGGTATCCCGGTCGGCAAGCTGGCCATCTACACCGGCTGCGGCGGCATTGCCCCCGACACCGTGCTGCCGATCACGCTCGACACCGGCACCAACAATGCCGAGCGCATCGCCGATCCGCTGTACTTCGGCTGGAAGAACGAGCGCATCCGGGGCGAGGAATACGACAACTTCATCGATCAGTTCGTCCAAGCCGTGAAGAAGCGCTGGCCGAACGTTCTGCTGCAGTGGGAAGACTTCCACAAGAACAACGCCAACCGCCTTCTGGACAAGTATCGTGACGCGCTCTGCACGTTCAACGACGATATCCAGGGCACCGCTTCGGTCGCCACCGGCACGCTGCTGTCGGCCATCCAGATCACCGGTAAGTCGCTGAAAGACCAGCGCGTCGCCATCCTCGGCGGCGGTTCGGCCGGCGTCGGCATCGCCGACCTGATCCGCATGGCCATGGTGGCCGAAGGCCTGTCGGACGAAGAAGCCCGCAAGCGCTTCTTCATCGTTGGCCGCTACGGCCTGGTCACCGAGAAGACCCCGAACCTCGACACCTTCCAGCTGGGCTTCCGCCAGGACAGCAAGCTCATCGACGGCTGGGACGTTGCCGAAGCCGGCAAGGCGTCGCTCTATGAAGTGATCAAGAACGCCAAGCCGACCGTGCTGGTCGGCGTGTCCGGTCAGCCGGGCATCTTCACGGAAGAAATCATCCGCGAGATCGCCAAGCACACCGAGCGGCCGATCGTCTTCCCGCTGTCGAACCCGACCTCTTGCGTCGAGGCTCAGCCGTCGGACATCATCAAGTGGACCGAAGGCCGCGCCATCATCGGCACGGGCTCGCCGTTCCTGCCCTTCGAGTACGAGGGCAAGACCTACCACTTCGCCCAGACCAACAACTCCTACATCTTCCCGGGTGTTGGCTTGGGCACGCTGGCCGTTGGCGCCAAGCGCGTGACCGATGCCATGTTCCTGGCCGCTGCCCGCTCGCTCGCCGAGCTGTCGCCGGCCAAGGCCAAGCCGGGCGACAAGCTGCTGCCGACGCTCGACCGCATGCGCGAGGTCTCCTCGCACATCGCCGTCGCCGTTGCCAAGCAGGCGATGGCCGAGGGCCTGGCGCCGAAGATGGACGATGCTGCCATCAAGGCCGCCATCAAGGCCAAGGTGTGGTCGCCGGTCTACAAGTCGCTCGTCTGA
- a CDS encoding LysE family translocator, which translates to MSPEFLLTSLIVVASPGTGVLYTLGAGLGRGARASVIAAFGCTLGILPHLAAAVFGLSAMMQTSVLAFEILRVAGVAYLLYMAWMTLKETGALAVAADGRDASALDITIRAILLNLLNPKLTVFFLAFLPQFVGHIDAHPTLRFIELGGVFMAMTFAVFVVYGVAAATVRDQVLSRPSVLAMMRRLFAGAFVLLGVKLALTEQN; encoded by the coding sequence ATGTCCCCCGAATTTCTCCTCACTTCGCTGATCGTCGTCGCCTCGCCCGGCACCGGCGTGCTCTACACCCTCGGCGCCGGCCTCGGGCGCGGTGCCCGCGCCTCGGTGATCGCCGCCTTTGGCTGCACGCTGGGCATCCTGCCGCATCTCGCCGCCGCCGTATTCGGCCTCTCCGCCATGATGCAAACCAGCGTTCTCGCCTTCGAGATTCTCCGGGTGGCCGGTGTCGCCTATCTGCTCTACATGGCCTGGATGACGCTGAAGGAGACCGGCGCGCTGGCCGTGGCGGCTGACGGGCGCGATGCCTCAGCGCTCGATATCACCATCAGGGCGATCCTGCTCAACCTGCTCAATCCCAAACTCACAGTGTTCTTCCTCGCCTTCCTGCCGCAGTTCGTTGGGCACATTGACGCCCATCCGACGCTGCGCTTCATCGAGCTCGGCGGCGTGTTCATGGCGATGACGTTTGCCGTGTTCGTGGTCTATGGGGTTGCCGCTGCTACCGTGCGCGATCAGGTCCTGTCGCGGCCTTCGGTGCTGGCCATGATGCGTCGCCTGTTCGCCGGCGCCTTCGTGTTGCTGGGCGTCAAGCTGGCTTTGACCGAGCAGAATTGA
- the cyoE gene encoding heme o synthase, with the protein MTTLSRNPYVSLVKPGIVGGNLISTAGGFLLAARGVVDFRLFAATLLGVALVVAGGCVVNNVIDRDIDARMTRTARRPMVTGAVGVPMAMTYGGLLAGSGLLLLALICGALAVTVAAFGLVIYVGPYSMWFKRRSPVSVLVGSLAGATPPVIGYCAVTGRLDGAAVILFLMFALWQIPHSDAIAVLRRQDYAAAGVPTYPFRHGIAATKQRILVSISAFGVVSVALPFAGFTGLAYLCTAVACGGYWLHVAASGPAMDDRGWAKRIFLASLGCLLALCVLMAVDFR; encoded by the coding sequence GTGACGACGCTCAGTCGCAACCCCTATGTCAGCCTTGTGAAACCCGGCATCGTCGGGGGCAACCTGATCTCCACGGCCGGCGGCTTCCTGCTGGCGGCGCGCGGCGTGGTGGATTTCAGGCTGTTCGCCGCCACGCTGCTCGGCGTGGCGCTGGTGGTGGCGGGCGGCTGCGTCGTCAACAACGTCATCGACCGCGACATCGACGCGCGGATGACCCGTACGGCACGCCGGCCGATGGTGACCGGCGCGGTCGGCGTCCCCATGGCCATGACCTACGGCGGCTTGCTGGCCGGCAGCGGGTTGCTGTTGCTCGCCCTGATCTGCGGTGCGCTCGCAGTAACGGTGGCCGCCTTCGGCCTCGTCATCTATGTCGGTCCCTACAGTATGTGGTTCAAGCGGCGCTCACCGGTCAGCGTGCTGGTCGGCAGCCTCGCCGGAGCGACGCCACCCGTCATCGGCTATTGCGCCGTCACCGGCCGGTTGGATGGCGCCGCCGTCATCCTGTTCCTGATGTTCGCGCTGTGGCAGATCCCCCATTCCGACGCCATCGCGGTTCTCCGCCGCCAGGATTATGCCGCCGCCGGCGTACCCACCTACCCGTTCCGCCACGGCATCGCCGCCACCAAGCAGCGCATCCTCGTTTCCATCAGTGCCTTTGGCGTTGTGTCCGTGGCACTGCCCTTCGCCGGCTTCACCGGCCTCGCCTATCTCTGCACAGCCGTGGCCTGCGGCGGCTACTGGCTGCATGTCGCCGCTTCCGGTCCGGCAATGGACGATCGCGGCTGGGCCAAGCGCATCTTCCTAGCCTCGCTCGGCTGCCTTCTGGCGCTCTGCGTGCTGATGGCCGTGGACTTCCGCTGA